DNA sequence from the Marinilongibacter aquaticus genome:
ACGTCTGGAGAATATTGGTTGAAAAGAGAAGACACAGGCTTTTTAAGAAAACAAGGGCAATATGCTTTGTACATTAAATACCAAGGCAGTGAATACGCAAGCCTCTCGGCGATGAAAAGGGTGCCCCAAATCGATTCGATAAACTACGAATTTTTCGAGTTTCCGATCGCTCCAGACGATCAGCCAAAAGAGGGCTATTTGGCTCAATTTTACAGCCGCGATATTTCAGGTGAAGGCGATAGCTATTGGATACGCACCACCAAGAATGGGCAGTACATCAACGATCCCGCCCAAATCAGTACAGCTTACGATGCAGGATTTTCTCCAAATTCGAAATCCGATGGGCTTTTGTTTATTCAGCCGATTCGACAGTCGATCAACGACGGGCTTTATTTGCACGGCGATTCCATAAAAGTAGAGGTGTGGAGTATTACGAACGAAGCCTTTTATTTTTTGAATCAGGTGCGTCAGCAGTCGAGCAATGGCGGGATTTTTGCCACGCCTTCGGCCAATGTGATCACCAATATTGTGCCTCTCAATGAAAATGCAGGCATGCAGGCCGTCGGCTTTTTTGG
Encoded proteins:
- a CDS encoding DUF4249 domain-containing protein codes for the protein MKKFILYTASILFVVFLSACEDVIQLDIPDKGETKLVVDAWITNIHDDKRVKLSLSQPYFDTAEPSPASGATVILFESDSTAHEFVESGTSGEYWLKREDTGFLRKQGQYALYIKYQGSEYASLSAMKRVPQIDSINYEFFEFPIAPDDQPKEGYLAQFYSRDISGEGDSYWIRTTKNGQYINDPAQISTAYDAGFSPNSKSDGLLFIQPIRQSINDGLYLHGDSIKVEVWSITNEAFYFLNQVRQQSSNGGIFATPSANVITNIVPLNENAGMQAVGFFGVSQVSEMQTVVDSTKAVKSAD